The Halobacillus ihumii genomic sequence TGCAGAAAGACATAAGACAATTGCAGCAGGAGATTAAAAAGACGATTATTTTTGTCACCCACGATATCGACGAAGCAATGGCGATCGGGGATCGTGTTTGTTTAATGAAGGAGGGAGAGATCGTTCAGCTTGACCAGCCTCAGAACTTAATTTTACACCCTGCTAACTCCTTTGTTGAGAACTTTATAGGTGAGAAGAAGTCCCCCTGGCAAACGGCTATTGATGTCATCATGGATCAAACAGAGCCGCAGGTTTACACCGCAGACGACATAGCTGCAGGGAATATTCCACAAGAAGGGACCTTTGCGATAAAGTCTGACAATGGCCAGTTTATATTTGGGCTCCATAATGGCGAAAAGGTAGAACTGCCACCGCTAAGTCATGATATGTCGCTGCGGGAAGCAACCCAAGTTTTTGAAGACGTAGACTACCCGCTTCTCCCTGTAGTCCAAAACGGAAAATTAATTGGAACACTCTCTTATAAAGATATAGTGCGTCACCTAAAGCAGCAAACAAAAACAGATAACGGGGTGATCCGCACATGAATACATTTATCGAAGTGTTCCAGCAAAGACAAGATGTTTTCTTTGGTAAAATTTGGGAGCATTTGCAGATTTCCATTATTGCCCTCGTTATTGCTACTTTAATTTCGGTCCCGCTTGGCCTGTTGTTAACGAGAAATCAGCGTGTTGCTGAGCCAATTATAGGGGTAACAGCTATTATGCAGACGATCCCGAGCCTGGCTGTGCTCGCTTTCCTTATTCCATTTTTTGGAATAGGAAAAACCCCCGCTATCATTGCACTGACGGCATATGGGTTGTTACCGATCATCAGAAATACGTACACAGGTATTAAAGAGGTCAGTCCGGCCTTAAAAGAAGCCGCTACCGGAATGGGCATGAGTTCGTTTAAACGGCTGTCAAAAGTTGAACTTCCGCTAGCTATGCCGGTTATTATGGCCGGAATTCGGACATCAATGGTATTAATTGTCGGGACAACGACCATCGCAGCACTCATCGGTGCTGGAGGATTAGGAGATCTGATTCTGCTCGGTCTTGACCGCGGCGGGGATATCAACTTAATCTTATTAGGAGCGATTCCAGCAGCGTTACTTGCCATCATTTTGGATTTTATTCTGCGTTTATTTGAACGAACATCAGCGAAATCAGGCTTTAGGTCGCTTGTAAGCCTACTT encodes the following:
- a CDS encoding ABC transporter ATP-binding protein, translated to MITFKDVTKTYPDGTTAIKSIQLEVQEGELLVLIGPSGCGKTTTMKMVNRLIEPTEGSIHIHNQDIREYSIHELRWNIGYVLQEIALFPHMTIEENISVVPEMKKWKKKALSDRIDELLNMVGLDPAIYRKRKPSELSGGQQQRVGVLRALAADPDIILMDEPFSALDPISREQLQKDIRQLQQEIKKTIIFVTHDIDEAMAIGDRVCLMKEGEIVQLDQPQNLILHPANSFVENFIGEKKSPWQTAIDVIMDQTEPQVYTADDIAAGNIPQEGTFAIKSDNGQFIFGLHNGEKVELPPLSHDMSLREATQVFEDVDYPLLPVVQNGKLIGTLSYKDIVRHLKQQTKTDNGVIRT